The Palaemon carinicauda isolate YSFRI2023 chromosome 33, ASM3689809v2, whole genome shotgun sequence genome contains a region encoding:
- the LOC137626255 gene encoding protein fem-1 homolog C-like, which yields MTVAGLCQCSTYRDPNLSLLTKNRNASGGSPSKCLTLRTTNARMNRSNAYFVCITKISFASCYNIPHLKQIRDLANDVSGQEETIPAFLQYNVKRHINPIIESCAETGHMWDPYLVGAARLGHMNCVRYLVEQCNANVNEVGLVSTNHIYESGVSPLWAATIGEHLNIVTYLVSKGANVNGLTDSSSTPLSLACSRGSLDIVKVLVQNGAKIEVTDYHGSTCLMLASSNGHVKVVKYLLSVGANLEKKWIDGKTALHKGVHSGCLEVVKVLLDHNAEMDADSCGETPILTASCLGHEHIVQHLIARGDLISKEDEINALELLGSTFAEKKQDTAFKYWKLAMQERSIHNIAIDQNEYQTPFNQYFKEISTPLQLEKLQGNTSAIDTHSLLVKMRVLGLVHRTTIDAIKGKGEEFAANGQLKECFVLWMYTLETHQRILDVLNPKRFFFLMSLTNLFLDKVFTQPLPSNILLYFEESMNLFENCTQEIIVGISRTQRIPGVKKTLDFYYLDRIIPVAMHLMLLLTKLKPILLPVQIDRVKDAVRKLVKLNPIDSKGVSLMHFSCATSVFCRAEGATVFPFPSLEVLNLLLEAGANPCPRDIFGNTPLHILGKHRKVPGDMLEALLKAGAHLDMKNAQGHSFESLRASRGQKLRQLVNPVRHTSLQCLAAASIRRHGIPYKGVLDKQLERFVDFH from the exons ATGACCGTTGCTGGTCTGTGTCAGTGTTCGACCTACCGAGATCCAAATCTTTCTCTGCTGACCAAGAACAGAAACGCATCAGGTGGATCTCCTTCAAAGTGTCTTACTCTTCGAACTACCAACGCCAGAATGAATAGGTCCAACGCGTATTTTGTATGCATTACGAAG ATAAGTTTTGCTTCTTGTTACAACATTCCACATTTGAAACAGATCCGTGATCTAGCTAATGACGTTTCGGGCCAAGAAGAAACTATTCCAGCATTTCTTCAGTACA ATGTTAAAAGGCACATTAACCCCATCATCGAGTCCTGTGCTGAGACTGGCCATATGTGGGATCCCTACTTGGTAGGGGCAGCAAGGCTTGGCCACATGAACTGCGTGAGGTACCTCGTCGAGCAATGCAACGCTAATGTTAATGAAGTTGGGTTAG TGTCTACAAATCACATATACGAATCAGGAGTCTCTCCACTTTGGGCAGCAACTATAGGAGAGCATTTAAACATCGTTACATACCTCGTTTCAAAGGGTGCCAACGTAAATGGACTGACCGATTCCAGTTCCACCCCGCTGAGCCTGGCGTGTTCTCGTGGGAGTCTGGACATTGTTAAAGTCCTCGTGCAGAACGGAGCAA AGATTGAAGTTACTGACTACCATGGGAGCACATGTCTGATGCTAGCCTCTTCCAATGGCCATGTTAAGGTAGTAAAATATCTTTTAAGTGTCGGCGCTAATCTAGAAAAAAAGTGGATCGATGGAAAGACTGCTCTGCACAAAGGCGTCCATTCCGGATGTCTTGAGGTGGTGAAGGTGTTGTTAGATCACAATGCCGAAATGGATGCTGACTCTTGTG GGGAAACCCCTATACTCACAGCCAGCTGTCTTGGACACGAGCACATTGTACAACACCTGATTGCCAGAGGAGATCTGATATCGAAAGAAGATGAAATCAATGCTCTAGAGCTTCTTGGTTCTACTTTTGCCGAGAAAAAGCAAGACACTGCCTTTAAGTATTGGAAACTAGCTATGCAGGAAAG ATCCATTCATAATATTGCAATTGACCAAAATGAATATCAGACTCCTTTCAACCAATACTTCAAGGAAATCTCAACACCACTGCAATTAGAAAAACTTCAGGGCAACACATCTGCAATTGATACACATTCCTTACTAGTGAAGATGAGAGTACTGGGGCTGGTGCATCGCACTACAATCGATGCCATAAAAGGCAAAGGGGAAGAGTTCGCAGCTAACGGCCAGCTGAAGGAGTGCTTTGTCCTGTGGATGTACACCTTGGAGACACATCAAAGAATTCTGGATGTTTTAAATCCTAAGCGATTTTTTTTCCTCATGTCTCTGACTAACTTATTCCTTGACAAGGTCTTCACACAACCCTTACCCTCTaacattttgttatattttgaagaATCTATGAACCTGTTTGAAAACTGTACCCAAGAAATTATAGTAGGTATTTCAAGGACGCAGAGGATTCCAGGAGTCAAGAAAACTTTGGATTTCTATTATCTGGACCGGATCATTCCTGTAGCAATGCACTTAATGTTGTTGTTGACAAAACTGAAGCCCATTCTCTTACCAGTCCAAATAGACAGGGTGAAGGATGCTGTGCGCAAGTTAGTGAAATTGAATCCTATAGATTCCAAAGGTGTATCTTTAATGCACTTTTCATGCGCCACTTCTGTCTTTTGTCGCGCTGAAGGAGCTACAGTCTTCCCCTTTCCTAGTTTGGAAGTTTTGAACCTCTTGTTGGAAGCTGGAGCCAATCCTTGTCCAAGGGATATTTTTGGTAACACACCTCTCCACATACTTGGCAAGCATAGGAAGGTTCCAGGCGATATGCTGGAAGCTCTCCTTAAAGCCGGGGCGCACTTGGACATGAAAAATGCACAGGGTCATAGTTTTGAGTCCCTGAGAGCTTCCCGAGGTCAGAAATTGCGTCAGCTGGTAAACCCTGTCCGTCACACATCTCTGCAGTGCCTGGCAGCAGCCAGCATTAGAAGACATGGCATCCCCTACAAAGGTGTCTTGGATAAGCAGCTTGAACGATTCGTTGATTTTCATTGA